The following proteins come from a genomic window of Brachionichthys hirsutus isolate HB-005 chromosome 20, CSIRO-AGI_Bhir_v1, whole genome shotgun sequence:
- the armt1 gene encoding damage-control phosphatase ARMT1: MAADQTAPVSLSARVVGSFAYLTVRDRMPTILTKVIDTIHRNRGSFLEQHGEEGIEAEKKTIALLSKLRNEMQTDKPVLAVTDGLPDAGTWNRYLQVQQRLQGDREPVSWFRSPWLYVECYMYRRIQEALWLSPPISDYDVFSEGKTLNYLQSQQAVMTLCSYSESIRENMAGLSHKQLSEYFTSLLQVSLWGNKCDLSVSSGRDNSQKTSPVDSLSGLQPFILVDDSKLVWTALTAGQPAGRVDIVLDNAGFELVTDLVLADFLICSGLVREVRFHGKSFPWFVSDVTAGDFRWTIGQATAADHEHTSQSGLRWQSYVRTGAWSYRDHPFWTQPHAFCDMEADAPDLYTQLQAADLVLFKGDLNYRKLTGDRDWDHAASFAAALRGFGPAPLCSLRTLKANVQVGLQPGQGGELTCQDPNWMTTGMYAVIQFYSPRAED; this comes from the exons ATGGCGGCGGATCAGACGGCTCCCGTTTCGTTATCCGCTCGAGTGGTTGG ATCTTTCGCTTACTTGACTGTGAGAGACAGAATGCCGACCATCCTCACGAAGGTTATAGACACGATACACCGGAACAGGGGCTCGTTCCTGGAGCAACACGGAGAG GAGGGCATTGAGGCAGAGAAGAAGACGATAGCTCTGCTGTCCAAGCTGAGGAACGAGATGCAAACCGACAAGCCGGTCCTCGCGGTGACGGACGGGCTGCCCGACGCAGGGACCTGGAACCGGTACCTGCAGGtgcagcagcggctgcaggGAGACCGGGAGCCCGTCAGCTGGTTCCGGTCCCCGTGGCTCTACGTGGAGTGCTACATGTACCGCAGGATCCAGGAGGCCCTCTGGCTCAG CCCTCCCATCAGCGACTACGACGTCTTCAGCGAGGGGAAGACTCTGAACTATCTCCAGTCTCAGCAGGCCGTGATGACTCTGTGTTCATACTCAGAGAGCATCAGAGAGAACATGGCGGGCCTCTCTCACAAGCAGCTGTCTGAGTACTTTACCAGCCTGCTGCAG GTTTCTTTGTGGGGAAACAAGTGTGATCTGTCCGTGTCCTCTGGCCGAGACAACTCTCAGAAGACGAGTCCAGTCGATTCCCTCAGTGGCCTGCAGCCCTTCATCCTGGTGGACGACTCCAAGCTGGTGTGGACAGCTCTCACTGCAGGACAGCCAGCTGGCCGGGTGGACATCGTCCTGGACAACGCTGGCTTCGAGCTCGTCACCGACCTGGTCCTGGCAGACTTCCTGATCTGCTCTGGTCTGGTCCGCGAGGTCCGTTTTCACGGTAAATCCTTCCCGTGGTTTGTCTCCGACGTTACGGCCGGTGATTTCCGGTGGACGATCGGGCAGGCGACGGCAGCCGACCACGAGCACACGTCTCAGAGTGGCCTCCGGTGGCAGAGCTACGTGAGGACGGGGGCGTGGTCCTATCGTGACCACCCTTTCTGGACGCAGCCCCATGCGTTCTGCGACATGGAGGCTGATGCTCCAGACCTGTACACCCAGCTGCAGGCGGCAGACCTCGTGCTGTTCAAAGGTGATCTCAACTACAGGAAGCTGACGGGGGACAGGGACTGGGACCACGCAGCGAGCTTCGCCGCTGCGCTACGGGGGTTTGGGCCCGCTCCCCTTTGTAGCCTGAGAACACTTAAAGCCAACGTACAGGTGGGCCTGCAGCCGGGCCAGGGGGGGGAGCTCACCTGCCAAGATCCCAACTGGATGACGACCGGCATGTATGCCGTCATTCAGTTCTACAGTCCAAGGGCCGAGGACTGA